The proteins below come from a single Miscanthus floridulus cultivar M001 chromosome 1, ASM1932011v1, whole genome shotgun sequence genomic window:
- the LOC136455252 gene encoding uncharacterized protein codes for MATNDDDIFRPTDEASIALLRGLRTKTIVDCSFIHRADVCSAAPEELVADLQPVPGTDVTEDGYNSVWYIYCLKRYKNTRGKAGGHRQHAVEPDGKTCWHSENGPKPVPGVPGATFCNFSYGRKEKEGASGRQRFDRMGWCITEFDDTQGGGGDHLLCRVHRSYSSLAKKKFESSSSSSSKRKAAGDHPEAPPTKLIHDEQVQ; via the coding sequence ATGGCCACCAACGACGATGACATCTTCCGGCCCACCGACGAGGCGTCGATCGCCCTCCTGCGCGGCCTCCGCACCAAAACCATAGTCGACTGTAGCTTCATCCACCGCGCCGACGTGTGCTCCGCCGCCCCCGAGGAGCTTGTCGCCGACCTGCAGCCGGTGCCGGGAACCGACGTGACGGAGGACGGGTACAACAGTGTGTGGTATATCTACTGCTTGAAGCGATACAAGAACACCCGGGGCAAGGCCGGCGGGCACAGACAGCACGCGGTGGAGCCCGACGGCAAGACATGCTGGCACTCGGAGAATGGCCCGAAGCCCGTGCCAGGCGTGCCCGGCGCCACGTTCTGCAACTTTTCCTACGGCCGCAAGGAGAAGGAGGGGGCGTCGGGTCGGCAGCGCTTCGACAGGATGGGATGGTGCATAACGGAGTTTGACGACacgcagggcggcggcggcgaccaccTGCTGTGCAGGGTGCACCGCTCGTACTCGTCTCTCGCCAAGAAGAAGTTcgagtcgtcgtcgtcatcgtcatccaaGAGGAAGGCGGCAGGCGATCACCCCGAGGCGCCGCCAACCAAGCTGATCCACGACGAGCAGGTGCAGTAG